TACTAAATACTGCAAAGAATCTTGAAAAGCATGGATGGGATGTAGATTACATCAGTGTCGATCCGGAAGGCATACTTGACCTTGAAGAACTTAAAGCTAAGATTCGTGACGATACCATCATTGTTTCAATTCAACATGCCAACCAGGAGATCGGCACAGTTCAGGACATTGTTGCAATTGCAAAGATATGCAGAGAAAATGATGTACTCTTCCATACTGACGCCACACACAGTTACATGAGAGTCCCAATAGATGTAACAAAAATACCGGTTGACATGATATCTATGTCCGCCCACACAATTCACGGACCAAGAGGAGTTGGAGCATTATATATACGCAAGGACACTCCACTTGAAAAATGGATGGATGGAGGATTCCAGGAGTCAAACCGGCGTGCTGGTCTTGAAAATATCCCCGGAGCCGTAGGGTTTGCAAAAGCTGTTGAGCTTGTTAAGGATAAGGAAACTGAGTTTCTGACATCACTAAGAGATTACACAATAAAGAGAGTGTTCGAAGAGATTCCGCATGTAACACTTAACGGAAGCAAGAATCAGAGAACTCCACATAATGCAAACATAACCTTCCATTACGTAGAGGGTGAATCCATGACCCTGCACCTTGATATGAGAGGATTTGCAGTAAGCACCGGTTCTGCATGTTTCAGCCGTTCACTGGAAGCCAGCCATGTAATACTCGGTATTGGCGGTGACCATGAAAGAGCACACGGTTCCATCAGATTCACATTCGGACGCTATAACAGCATGAACGATGTGGATGCAGTGGTAGATGCGATCAAAGAAATAGTAAAGCAACTCAGGGAAATAAGTCCCCTGTACAATAAAGAGGCATGAGGTGAGAAGATGAAATTCCCATACACAGAAAAGGTGCTTGAACATTTTAAGAATCCACGTAATGTAGGTAAACTGGAGAATCCCGATGGAAAAGGACTGGAAGGCAGCCCTGCATGTGGTGATATGGTTGCTGTCTACCTCCAGGTGAACCCTGATACACAGGTGATTGAGGACATTAAATTCGAGTCATACGGATGTGCTTCTAATATCGCAACAGCTTCCATAATTACTGAACTTGCTAAAGGCAAGACAATCGAGGAAGCTAAGAAGATAAGCTGGCAGGAAGCCACTGAAGAACTTGGAGGACTTCCACCTGTAAAAGCACACTGTTCAGTACTGGCGGTAGAAGGACTTCGTGCAGCCATAAGGGATTATGAGGAAAAGCACGGCCTTGTAAGCGAACAGGAGCCAACCACTGTGGATGTGATCAGAAGCAGGTTGAAGCATGTGATGAATCCAATGGCCGGACTTGATATTATCAGAACTGAACTGGTCACTAAAATGGAGGTCAATGACGGTGTTGTAAGGGTACTTATAGACCTGCCATCCAATCACCAGTTTGCAGCAAATATCAAAGAAGAGGTCACCGAGAAGCTTGAATCTCTCTGGGATGTCGAAGAAGTGAATGTTGTCTTTACTGAATAAGATAACATTTAAGCCATTTTCTTTTTATTACTCAACATCTGCTATAATCACAACATAATTTTTCCCATACTTTTTAGCACATTTCGGACAGGTAGTATACCACATGAACCATTTCTTAATTTCATAACCCTGTTCCTTTGCGTAGGCTTCAAAATCATCACACCATTTTTTAGTGTCCTTGAATGGACCTTCATATACCTTGCTCAGGAATTTGCCGCTTATTGTTATATTATTGGCACTTGGAATATGTTTATTAACTGCCAGATACACATCCATGTTCCATTTTGATGTGTGATCCGAAAGGCAGAGATTATCAACGATGCCTGCTCCTGCATCCCTGACTTTCCTGTCAAGTTTTCTCATTACTCCGCCAAAATTAATCGGCATATAAAAAAGAGTCAATACCTTATCTTTTATGAATTTCTTGTCATTCCACTCAAGTAACTTAGCATCCCATGGTGCGGGATCGAATCTTGGACAACATTCTTCTTCCATGGAAATTACCCCCTTCCAGTTAGATAATTGAACTTTGATGTTACATATATAAAAACAGTGCGTTTTAAATCAAGATATATTTCGTTTTGAATTTGGATCATGCTATCCAGCTGCATTACGATTCTTTTTTAAACAATTATGTTCAATAAAACAGGGAAGATGAAAAATAACTGCATTCATCATTTAAAGAACATTTATTATATACTAGTGAGGTAAATAGATGGTGGGAAGATGAAAAATAACTGCATTCATCATTTAAAGAGGCAAAAAAGTGAGAGTAAATCCTGACCTGAGTGTTAATGAGTCAGATATTGAAGAGTTCCAGGCCATCATTGGTTTTAAATTCAGGGACAAAAGCTACCTCGTCCAGGCGCTCCTGCATGGCTCGCTTTTCAGTGGAGATAAAGAAAAACTGAGTGATTTCAGGAAAGCTAACGGACTTGAGAATAAGGACTATGAGAAACTTGAATACCTGGGAGATTCGGTGCTTGGCCTTATAATTGCAGAACATGCATTTCATGACAATGACATAAATGAATATGCAAAGTCAAAGGGACTAACCATAGAAGGAGTTGCCACTAAAATCAGGACTGTGCTGGTGTCTAATGAAAGTCTCAAACCGGTGGCAAAAAAGATCAAACTTTCCCGTTTCGTTCTTTCCGAGGAACATGTGAATATCAATGGAAAATTATCCGATATCATTGAAGCACTTATTGGTGCTATTTACATTGATGGAGGCTTTGACAGTGTACATAATAAGGATGGGAGCACAGGTAACTATTCTGTTACAAAAGAATTTGTTTATCGGTTCTTTGACATTGAAAATGCTCTTGAAAAAATAGCTGCTTCAAATCCAAAAGGAATTATACAGGAAATGTTTCACCAGAATGGACTGGGAAACCCAATCTACAAAGTGATTGAAGAAGAAGGACCTGACCACAACAAACAATTTACTGTTGGGCTTTACCTGAGTGATAAATTGCTTGCGATAGGTTCCGGAAACAGTAAAAGAAATGCTGAGAAAGCAGCAGCAGATCTGCATTTGAAACATTTGCAGGACGACTCATCCGAAAAATCACAAGATATGGAGTGAAATACACCCTTTATTATTTTCAACGCGCAACAAGTATTTTTACAATCCATATGCCCCAGCAATAATTATAAATAAATCATCACTATTTTTCATTACAATGTTTCGACTAGTAGTCACTATAAATGTGCAGATGAAGGAGAAAATTGAATATTTGTACATTTGAAACATGCATTAAATTGAAGGTGGTAATAAAAAAATGCTTTATCCAAATCCCCAGAACCAGCATCCTAAGATAAGTGAAACAGCGTGGATATCTGAAAATGCAGTAATTGTAGGTGATGTTACAATAGGAGAGAATGTTTATGTGGCCCACAATGTCATAATCAGGGCCGATGAACCCGGATCATCTATTGTTATCGGGAACAATTGTAATGTCCAGGATGCCGTCATTATACACGGGCTTGGAGGTTCAAAAGTCGATGTCAAAGATAACACTTCGCTTGCACATGGCTGTATCGTACATGGACCCTGTACAATAGGAAAAGGATGTTTTGTTGGATTTGGAGCCGTTGTTTTTGACTGCAAAATAGGAGAGAATGTGGTCATTCTGCATAATTCTACTGTCAGGGCCGTGAATATACCATCGTGCAAGGTAGTAGATGACGGACAGGTTATTACCAAGCAAAAACTGGTGGAAGAACTTGATGATATCTGCCTTAATCTTGAAAAATTTAAGACATCTGTCGTTGATGCAAATCTTGAACTGGTGGAAGGATACTGCAGGCTGACACAAGGCGCTGATTGTGAGTAAAGGCAATCAAGGCACATAGATATTAATGACTTTACTTTTTATGTAGGCAGTAGACCAGTTCCACGATACCTGATTTATATTCCTGTGATGAACTTAGGTCAAGCCTGATGTTTTTCTCAATGTTACTGAAGAGAGGTATTCCTTTCCCAAGAATAATTGGTTGTATTGCAATCCTCATTTCATTGATAAGTCCTTTATTAAGAATAGGAGATATTATAGAAGAACCGCCGACAATCCATATGTACCCACCGGTTCCAATAATCAGATTCTCTGTGACGCTTACCGGGTCATTTGAAAATAAACACTTTGTCATTAATCTTTTCATTTTCAGGATAAGGATCCTGGGTTGTGAAAACATAGCATTCTTTTTCTTCATACGGCCACTTCCCAAAATCAAGCACCTGTTTGTAGGTTTTATGTCCCATGAGCAGGATATCTGTTTTGGCAAGGAAGCTATCAAAATCATATTCATCTTCACCCAGCAGCCAGTCAACATTACCATCTTCATCCGCAATATAGCCATCAAGGCTACATGTTATTAGCAATATTACATCACGCATTTAATCTCCACTCTTTGTCAGTATTCTCATTTCATCTACTTAATGAAACTGGCAGATAATGACGAAGATAAATCTATCATGTCAGCATTTGTGTAAACTGCAGGACTGTTTCAGAGACTTGTATTATTAAACTTGCATCATTAAATATCTGGAACCTGAAAAAACTACATGGAAAAACGAATAGCAACACATACGGGAAAATGAATTCATCAAAGACTTGAACAGTAGCATTAACCACTGATTCATTTGTAACTTTTCAATGATATATGCTACGTCAATTCAAGTATGGACTTTTTTGCATAAATTCATATATGTTTCATTTTTATCCTTTTTAACAAGTTCTTCTATCCAGGCCATTCCTCCGCCCTGATTTATGCGGAAAGCAAGCTCATTGAAAAGTTCGATTTCATCCTCACTAAAGTATATTAATTTCCCCATTTTTCATTCCTTCCCTATGAGAGATTAAATAAGCTTTTAGTTATTTATTCTATTTATATGGTAGGATTTGACTAATATATGTTATCTAAATTACAAAAGATTGTAATCTATTATAGTTAGCACCGTTTCCTTATGTTGGTTAATGATGCTGATTATTTTCAAGACCGTTATGATTTACTAGTAAAATAAAAAATAAAGACACTAATCTATCAGGTTAGTGCATATGGGAATTCTTTGATTTTCCATTCATCTTCCTGCTTAACAAGATTTATCTCTTTTGTTACTTCATTATATTCAGGTTCAAGTTCAATGAAATTCTTAAGTGAGAATTTAATAGCAACCGAAGACTCATTAACAAGCACATCGACTACCGCCGTATTCTCACTAACATATTCGTTGGTCACTTCCATGAACTCATACTTATCAGGATTTACATCCTTGCAGATATCTATATAATCAGAAAGAGAGTTCTCTTCTTTGTAAGCTACAGACATCATATCATAACAGGCATCATAATTTTCCTGACTGAATTCTGACGCAAATTTTTCCACGGTTTTTGTAGGAGTACTTCCGATACCTGCACAACCAGCTGTCAGAAGAGAGAGTAACAAAATAGAGATTATTATTTGTTTTTTCATAACCACACCTCGTTTAAAGTTATATTGCAACAAAGATTGAACCTTTTTGTATAAATGTGCAACCGTAAAAAGCAGCAATCATATTCACCGTAGATCATGAATAAGTTTAGTTATCCCGAAGGGGCCGGTGAAGCCGGCATTTTCCCACAAAATGAAACAAAATAATCTGCATAATACCCTGGAACGTTTTCTGCACAGAACTTCTGTAGGACCATCCGTGTGACTACAATAATCTCCGGATCAACATTCTGTACAGTATTATGGGAATGTGCAGTCTTTGGCGGATGCTTACTTTGGTTTTAACTTGCTGGTTTTTAAGATTCGTCTCCAACTTGTTTAATATACGGACCAAGTATCATATCCTTATAAGCTCCACCTGCCGGAACCTTTGGATAGAGTATCTCTTCCCTGTCCGTGCAGACTTCAAGGAAACACGGTCCTTCTGAGTTCAGGAAAGCTTCCATCCCATCTTTCAGGTCTTGTCTGTCCTTTATCCTTTCTGCAAAAGCAAACCCGAATGACTCTGCAATGTCAGCAAATTGAACGTCCTTTGGCCTCTGGGTTCCTGTTCTTTTTCCATCATAAGCAACGTCCTGCAGGTTCATAACCATTCCATCACTCCTGTTGTTGAGCATAAGTATCTTAATTGGCAGGTCAAGCGATGCAATAGTGTGCAGCTCTCCCAGATTCATCCGCAGACTTCCATCACCGTCTATTGCTATGACCCTTGCTTCTGGGTTAGCAAAATGGACACCGATTGATGTTGGCATGGAAAAGCCCATTGTTCCAAAGGAACCTGATGTCATGAAGGACTTTGCTTTCTGCATTGGAAGATACTGTGCTGCAAGCATCTGATGGTTTCCGACACCTGTGGTTATCTTTGTGTTGCCATCAATATAGTTTGACAGCAGTGACATGACTTCAGCAGACTGGATATGTTCGGACCGCCGGTTGTAGTTCAGTGGCCAGGACCTTTTCAGGAATCCGGCACGCTTTTGCCATTCGTGAATATTCAATGTTATGTTATGTTTTTTGGCATAATTAAGCAGGTCCATTATAGCTGTGGCAGCATCACCGATAAATGAGAATTTTGGTCCTCTTTCTATCTTTATCTGA
Above is a window of uncultured Methanolobus sp. DNA encoding:
- a CDS encoding cysteine desulfurase family protein, translating into LNTAKNLEKHGWDVDYISVDPEGILDLEELKAKIRDDTIIVSIQHANQEIGTVQDIVAIAKICRENDVLFHTDATHSYMRVPIDVTKIPVDMISMSAHTIHGPRGVGALYIRKDTPLEKWMDGGFQESNRRAGLENIPGAVGFAKAVELVKDKETEFLTSLRDYTIKRVFEEIPHVTLNGSKNQRTPHNANITFHYVEGESMTLHLDMRGFAVSTGSACFSRSLEASHVILGIGGDHERAHGSIRFTFGRYNSMNDVDAVVDAIKEIVKQLREISPLYNKEA
- a CDS encoding iron-sulfur cluster assembly scaffold protein; amino-acid sequence: MKFPYTEKVLEHFKNPRNVGKLENPDGKGLEGSPACGDMVAVYLQVNPDTQVIEDIKFESYGCASNIATASIITELAKGKTIEEAKKISWQEATEELGGLPPVKAHCSVLAVEGLRAAIRDYEEKHGLVSEQEPTTVDVIRSRLKHVMNPMAGLDIIRTELVTKMEVNDGVVRVLIDLPSNHQFAANIKEEVTEKLESLWDVEEVNVVFTE
- a CDS encoding hydrolase yields the protein MEEECCPRFDPAPWDAKLLEWNDKKFIKDKVLTLFYMPINFGGVMRKLDRKVRDAGAGIVDNLCLSDHTSKWNMDVYLAVNKHIPSANNITISGKFLSKVYEGPFKDTKKWCDDFEAYAKEQGYEIKKWFMWYTTCPKCAKKYGKNYVVIIADVE
- a CDS encoding ribonuclease III domain-containing protein; this translates as MRVNPDLSVNESDIEEFQAIIGFKFRDKSYLVQALLHGSLFSGDKEKLSDFRKANGLENKDYEKLEYLGDSVLGLIIAEHAFHDNDINEYAKSKGLTIEGVATKIRTVLVSNESLKPVAKKIKLSRFVLSEEHVNINGKLSDIIEALIGAIYIDGGFDSVHNKDGSTGNYSVTKEFVYRFFDIENALEKIAASNPKGIIQEMFHQNGLGNPIYKVIEEEGPDHNKQFTVGLYLSDKLLAIGSGNSKRNAEKAAADLHLKHLQDDSSEKSQDME
- a CDS encoding carbonate dehydratase, which produces MLYPNPQNQHPKISETAWISENAVIVGDVTIGENVYVAHNVIIRADEPGSSIVIGNNCNVQDAVIIHGLGGSKVDVKDNTSLAHGCIVHGPCTIGKGCFVGFGAVVFDCKIGENVVILHNSTVRAVNIPSCKVVDDGQVITKQKLVEELDDICLNLEKFKTSVVDANLELVEGYCRLTQGADCE
- a CDS encoding dihydrofolate reductase family protein, coding for MTKCLFSNDPVSVTENLIIGTGGYIWIVGGSSIISPILNKGLINEMRIAIQPIILGKGIPLFSNIEKNIRLDLSSSQEYKSGIVELVYCLHKK
- a CDS encoding dihydrofolate reductase family protein — encoded protein: MRDVILLITCSLDGYIADEDGNVDWLLGEDEYDFDSFLAKTDILLMGHKTYKQVLDFGKWPYEEKECYVFTTQDPYPENEKINDKVFIFK